In a genomic window of Diorhabda carinulata isolate Delta chromosome 8, icDioCari1.1, whole genome shotgun sequence:
- the LOC130897210 gene encoding uncharacterized protein LOC130897210 isoform X1, whose product MNTATKKSLARKSKVKMVTNMAQVGPSAGPDAQLEIIGLDQQFVNFCNFQPDLVGTPPPSDAKSKAEALKPFDRMDLLTKTIYLKQIDFWFKQAGIFNKEITMTDTGLAYSKFLVKGISYMDFLDMLEDLCKAKEIELDDMKMKLQSCGLPGISKTAKATPTNA is encoded by the exons ATGAATACTGCGACAAAAAAAAGCTTGGCTAGAAAGAGCAAGGTAAAGATG GTAACAAATATGGCGCAAGTAGGTCCAAGTGCTGGACCTGATGCGCAACTGGAAATCATAGGTCTTGATCAGCAATTCGTAAATTTCTGCAACTTTCAACCAGATTTAGTTGGTACTCCACCACCAAGTGACGCCAAATCGAAAGCGGAAGCTTTGAAACCGTTTGATAGAATGGATTTACttacaaaaactatttatttaaagcaAATAGATTTTTGGTTCAAGCAAGCCGgtattttcaataaagaaaTAACAATGACTGATACGGGTTTAGCATATTCCAAATTTCTAGTGAAGGGGATAAGTTATATGGATTTCTTAGATATGTTAGAAGATTTGTGTAAGGCAAAGGAAATTGAATTGGATGATATGAAAATGAAACTTCAATCGTGCGGCTTACCAG GTATTTCGAAAACTGCCAAAGCTACACCAACTAACGCTTAA
- the LOC130897210 gene encoding tubulin polymerization-promoting protein homolog isoform X2, which translates to MAQVGPSAGPDAQLEIIGLDQQFVNFCNFQPDLVGTPPPSDAKSKAEALKPFDRMDLLTKTIYLKQIDFWFKQAGIFNKEITMTDTGLAYSKFLVKGISYMDFLDMLEDLCKAKEIELDDMKMKLQSCGLPGISKTAKATPTNA; encoded by the exons ATGGCGCAAGTAGGTCCAAGTGCTGGACCTGATGCGCAACTGGAAATCATAGGTCTTGATCAGCAATTCGTAAATTTCTGCAACTTTCAACCAGATTTAGTTGGTACTCCACCACCAAGTGACGCCAAATCGAAAGCGGAAGCTTTGAAACCGTTTGATAGAATGGATTTACttacaaaaactatttatttaaagcaAATAGATTTTTGGTTCAAGCAAGCCGgtattttcaataaagaaaTAACAATGACTGATACGGGTTTAGCATATTCCAAATTTCTAGTGAAGGGGATAAGTTATATGGATTTCTTAGATATGTTAGAAGATTTGTGTAAGGCAAAGGAAATTGAATTGGATGATATGAAAATGAAACTTCAATCGTGCGGCTTACCAG GTATTTCGAAAACTGCCAAAGCTACACCAACTAACGCTTAA